A window of Mangifera indica cultivar Alphonso chromosome 13, CATAS_Mindica_2.1, whole genome shotgun sequence contains these coding sequences:
- the LOC123195222 gene encoding uncharacterized protein LOC123195222 → MFMNFRSPFLLLVFLFLVLLTCQTSATSYKLLIAESENGDLVPWIRRSLADETTAGNSTLILAAKRTERRDPLNNFKIYTGGWNISENHYWTSVGFTAVPFFAIAGIWFIVFGLCLCFICFCYCCCPREPYGYSRLCYALSLIFLILFTISAIVGCIVLYNGQGKFHSNTIDTLDYVVKQADITSENLKNVSEYLSAAKHIGVNSVSLPADLQSGIDSIDAKINSSATTLSYETDKNSKNITDVLDSVRWSLIVIAAVMLLLAFVGFLCSIFGLQCLVYFLVVIGWLLVAGTFILCGVFLLLHNVVGDSCVAMDEWVQHPTAHTALDDILPCVDNSTAQETLLKSKNVTRQLVGMVDNIIQSVANSNLPPQAGPLYYNQSGPMVPLLCNPFNTDLTDRTCAAGEVELSNATEVWKNYVCEISASNMCTTTGRLAPVMYSQMAAAVNVSYALYRYGPFLVNLTDCTFVRDTFTVISNDYCPGMQLYTKWIYIGLVMVSVAVMFSLIFWVIYARERRHRAYTKQFNSRYPQGIDKNH, encoded by the exons ATGTTCATGAATTTCAGATCACCCTtccttcttcttgtttttctttttcttgttctccTTACATGTCAGACTTCTGCAACCTCTTATAAGCTTCTCATTGCTG AAAGCGAGAATGGTGATTTGGTCCCTTGGATAAGGAGGTCTCTTGCAGATGAAACGACAGCAGGTAACTCCACTTTGATTTTGGCTGCCAAGAGAACAGAAAGGAGAGACCCTCTTAACAATTTCAAGATATATACTGGTGGGTGGAATATCAGCGAAAACCACTACTGGAct TCTGTTGGTTTTACTGCGGTTCCTTTCTTTGCCATCGCCGGAATCTGGTTTATTGTCTTTGGTTTGTGTTTGTGCTTCATATGCTTCTGTTATTGCTGCTGCCCAAGGGAGCCTTATGGCTATTCGCGATTATGCTATGCCCTGTCCCTTATTTTCCTCATACTGTTCACCATATCTGCGAT TGTTGGATGCATTGTTCTATACAATGGTCAAGGAAAGTTCCACAGCAATACAATAGACACTCTTGATTACGTTGTGAAACAAGCCGATATAACTAGTGAAAACCTCAAGAATGTGTCGGAGTATCTTTCTGCAGCTAAACATATCGGTGTGAATTCAGTTTCTCTGCCTGCTGATCTTCAGAGTGGGATTGATTCTATTGATGCGAAGATCAACTCTTCTGCTACCACTCTTTCATATGAGACGGATAAGAACTCTAAAAATATAACAGACGTATTGGATAGCGT GAGATGGTCTCTTATTGTTATTGCTGCTGTAATGCTTTTGCTTGCATTTGTTGGGTTTT TGTGCTCGATTTTTGGATTGCAATGTCTTGTATACTT CCTGGTTGTCATTGGGTGGCTTCTTGTGGCGGGCACATTCATTCTATGTGGTGTATTTCTTCTCCTCCATAA TGTGGTTGGGGATTCATGTGTGGCaatggatgaatgggtccagcACCCAACGGCTCATACTGCTTTAGATGACATACTGCCGTGTGTGGATAATTCAACTGCCCAAGAAACCTTGCTGAAATCTAAGAATGTCACACGACAACTTGTGGGCATGGTTGATAACATCATCCAGTCTGTCGCAAATAGCAATCTCCCACCACAAGCCGGACCTTTGTATTACAACCAGTCTGGTCCAATGGTACCTCTTCTTTGCAATCCATTCAATACTGATTTGACAGATCGAACATGTGCAGCCGGTGAGGTGGAGCTGAGCAATGCTACTGAG GTATGGAAGAACTATGTTTGTGAGATTTCAGCATCGAATATGTGCACTACTACTGGTCGGCTGGCCCCTGTGATGTACAGTCAGATGGCAGCTGCTGTGAATGTGAGCTACGCGCTGTATCGCTATGGACCATTCTTGGTTAATCTAACAGACTGCACTTTTGTGCGTGACACTTTCACAGTCATAAGTAATGACTATTGTCCTGGTATGCAGCTCTATACCAAATGGATCTACATTGGTTTAGTAATGGTATCCGTAGCTGTAATGTTTTCACTGATCTTCTGGGTGATCTATGCAAGGGAGCGCCGACATCGCGCTTACACTAAACAGTTTAATTCCAGATACCCCCAAGGCATAGATAAGAACCATTAG